The proteins below are encoded in one region of Geoalkalibacter ferrihydriticus DSM 17813:
- the zupT gene encoding zinc transporter ZupT codes for MPENFWFAFSLTLLAGLSTGIGSTIAFFSRHTNTRFLSIALGFSAGVMVYISLAEILVGAQDGLAAELGARPGAWAAAAAFFVGILIIAIIDRLVPERENPHEIHLVEEALQRPNDPRLMRMGVMAALAIGIHNFPEGLATFFVALHEPSLGIPIAVAIALHNIPEGIAVSIPIYYATGSRRKAFLYSFLSGLAEPIGALVGFFLLMPFYSETLTMLLLAGVAGIMVFISLDELLPAAREYGEHHLSIYGLVAGMLVMAVSLILLI; via the coding sequence ATGCCTGAAAATTTCTGGTTTGCCTTCAGTTTGACCCTGCTTGCCGGTCTGTCCACGGGCATCGGCAGCACCATCGCCTTTTTTTCCCGTCACACCAATACCCGTTTTTTGTCCATCGCTCTGGGCTTTTCCGCCGGGGTCATGGTGTATATCTCTCTCGCCGAAATTCTGGTGGGTGCCCAGGACGGTCTGGCCGCCGAGCTGGGTGCGCGGCCCGGCGCCTGGGCGGCCGCGGCGGCCTTTTTTGTCGGCATCCTGATCATCGCCATCATCGACCGCCTGGTTCCCGAGCGGGAGAATCCCCACGAAATTCACCTGGTGGAGGAAGCTCTCCAGCGACCCAACGATCCGCGCCTGATGCGCATGGGGGTCATGGCGGCGCTGGCCATCGGCATCCATAACTTTCCCGAGGGGCTGGCCACTTTTTTCGTCGCCCTGCACGAGCCGAGCCTGGGTATTCCCATCGCCGTGGCCATCGCCCTGCACAATATTCCCGAGGGCATCGCCGTTTCCATACCGATTTATTATGCCACAGGCAGCCGCCGCAAGGCTTTTCTCTATTCGTTCCTGTCGGGACTGGCCGAGCCCATCGGCGCCCTCGTCGGATTTTTTCTGCTGATGCCTTTTTATTCCGAGACACTGACGATGTTGCTGCTGGCCGGGGTGGCGGGGATCATGGTCTTTATTTCCCTCGACGAACTGCTGCCGGCAGCGCGTGAGTACGGCGAGCACCATCTCTCCATCTATGGCCTGGTGGCCGGCATGCTGGTGATGGCGGTCAGTCTGATTCTGTTGATCTGA